Part of the Candidatus Polarisedimenticolaceae bacterium genome is shown below.
GCTCGTCGCTGTTCTCGCCGCTCGCCCTCGTGATCCTCGGCGGCCTGATCAGCTCGCTGCTCCTCTCGCGCCTCGTCACCCCGGTGATGTACAGCCTGATCCCGCCGCCGGGCCCCGGCGTAGACTCGCGGGCATGAGCGAGCCGATCCATCCCTACGCGTCGCTGGTCGACCACGGAGGCGGCCTGTATACGCTGGACGGCGCCTGGCGGAAGTCCCCCTTCAAGCGCCGGATGACGGTGATTCGCCGGGAGGACGGCGAGCTCGCGATCCACAGCGCGATCCGCCTCGAGGTCGGCGACTACGCGAGCATCCTCGACCCGCTCGGCCGGGTCGGGCTGATCGTCGTCCCGAGCTCCCTTCACGGCGACGAGGCGCGCTACTACGCGGAACGGTACCCGGAGGCGAAGGTCCTCGTGCCGGAACCGGTGAAGTCGAAATGCGCCCCGAAGCTCCCCCGCGTCGACGGCACGGTCGTCGAGGACTGGCCCGCTTCGTGGAAGGACGCGCTCGTCCCCCTGCAGGTCGAGGGCACGAGGATGGGCGAGGCGATCTTCCTTCACGTCCCCTCGCGGACCCTCGTCGTGACCGACCTCGTCTTCCACTTCACCGACGAGCTCGAGGGATTCACCCGCACGCTCATGACCTGGAACGGCGTGGTGAACCGCCTCGGCCCCTCGCGGATCTTCCGCTGGTTCTTCCTGAAGGACCGGGAGGCGCTGAGGCGCTCCCTGCGGCCGGTGAACGGCTGGGACTTCGAGCGCGTCGTGATGTCGCACGGGACGATCGTGGAGACCGACGGCAAGCAGCGGTTCCTCGACGGATTCGCCTAGACGACCGCGCCGAACAGCCTTCCCACGATCGACGTGCACCCCATCGCCACCGCTCCCCAGAACGCGACGCGAAGCGCCCCGCGGACGACCGGCGCCCCCCCGATGCGCGCCGCGACCCCTCCCAGCGCGAGCAGGAGCAGGAGGGTCAGCCCCACGACGCCGGGGGTCAGCATCCGGAAAGGGAAGAACGCGGCGAGGAGCACCGGCGGAGCGGCCCCGACCGCAAACGACGCCGCGGACGACCAGGCAGCCTGGATCGGACGCGCCCGCGTGATCTCGTGGATGCCGAGCTCTTCGCGCGCGTGCGCCCCGAGCGCATCCTTCGCGGTGAGCTGATCGGCCACCTGACGCGCGAGCTCGAGGGTGAGCCCGCGCTCGACGTAGAACCCCGCGAGCTCCTCCCGCTCGGCTTCCGGCGACGCCGCGAGCTCGCCGCGCTCGCGCCCGAGGTCCGCGTTCTCGGTGTCCGACTGCGAGCTGACCGAGACGTATTCTCCCGCCGCCATCGACAGCGCGCCGGCCGCGAGCCCCGCAATGCCGGCGATGAGGACCGCCTCCCGTGTGGGATCCGCGGCGGCCACGCCGACGATGAGGCTGCTCGTGGAGATCAGGCCGTCGTTGGCCCCGAGGACCGCGGCGCGCAGCCACCCGATCCGACCGCTGCGATGGAGCTCTCCGTGCATGTCCGGCTCCCCGTCACCTTGCGGCGGGTTTGCGCGCGCGGGTCGCGATCGCGACCGGCGCGTAACGGTTGAGCGGCGTCGCCGCGTCGGACCACCCGTCCTCGTACAACCCGACGATCGCGAACCCCGCGTCGGTCTGGCCGCCGATCTGGGTCTCGAGGGAGTGGCCGTACTGGTACGCCGCCCCGGCCTCCTCCCACCGCCGACGCGCCTCCCCCTCGAGGCTCCACGGCTCGGAATAGGGGAGCTTGTACTTGACGACCAGCAGCCCGCTCCGCTCCGCCTGGTCGTGGTCGAAGAGGAAATACATCGGGTTCATGAATCCGGCGAGAAGCTCCCCGCCCGGTCGCAGCACGCGGAACGCCTCGCGCCAAACCGCGACCACGTCGGGGACGAAGACGTTCGAGACCGCGTGGAAGACGAGGTCGAAGCTCGAGTCGGGGAAAACCGACAGGTCGGCCATGTCCCCGCGCACGAAACGCATGTCGAGCCCCTCGCGCTCGACGACCTCGCGGTCGCGCGCGAGCTGCTCCTCGGAGAGGTCGAAGCTCGTGACCTTCGCCCCGGCCGCCGCCAGCACCGGCAGCTGCTGGCCCCCCGCGGAGGCGAGCCCCAGCACTTCCTTTCCCCGGATGTCGCCGAACCACTCCCGCGGAACCGGCCTTCTGGGGGTGAGGACGACGCTCCAGTCCCCTTCCCGTGCCGCGCGAATCACCTCCGGATCGACGGGAATCGACCACGGCCCGCGGCCGGCGGACTCCTTGTTCCAGGCGAGGCGGTTGTGCTCGAGGTGGGTCATGGCCGGCGGGATTG
Proteins encoded:
- a CDS encoding VIT family protein, translating into MHGELHRSGRIGWLRAAVLGANDGLISTSSLIVGVAAADPTREAVLIAGIAGLAAGALSMAAGEYVSVSSQSDTENADLGRERGELAASPEAEREELAGFYVERGLTLELARQVADQLTAKDALGAHAREELGIHEITRARPIQAAWSSAASFAVGAAPPVLLAAFFPFRMLTPGVVGLTLLLLLALGGVAARIGGAPVVRGALRVAFWGAVAMGCTSIVGRLFGAVV
- a CDS encoding class I SAM-dependent methyltransferase, with protein sequence MTHLEHNRLAWNKESAGRGPWSIPVDPEVIRAAREGDWSVVLTPRRPVPREWFGDIRGKEVLGLASAGGQQLPVLAAAGAKVTSFDLSEEQLARDREVVEREGLDMRFVRGDMADLSVFPDSSFDLVFHAVSNVFVPDVVAVWREAFRVLRPGGELLAGFMNPMYFLFDHDQAERSGLLVVKYKLPYSEPWSLEGEARRRWEEAGAAYQYGHSLETQIGGQTDAGFAIVGLYEDGWSDAATPLNRYAPVAIATRARKPAAR